A DNA window from Acidimicrobiia bacterium contains the following coding sequences:
- a CDS encoding AMP-binding protein: MAPAPPAAGAGEVTLPGLLLQRVDASPTGVAMRQKELGIWREISWSEYADRAADIGLGLVELGVRAGERVAIQSSNRYEWLLTDAAVQGIGAVSVGLYPSSPSAQVEALLRHSESMVLIAENEEQLDKVLEARGSLANLEKVVVIDTRGIRQLTDPMVVSLHELEATGRQRGRQEWAERVRALDPDDTAAIVYTTGATGVPKGAMLTHRNLSTAGATTAEAFGAHPSDDLYSYLPMSHAVERVCSSAAGLQAGCTVNFGEGAQSFAIDIAEVQPTIFLGVPGVWEQMATGVEARMAESGRIQRWAYNVWTKSGARSAPRRQKGGGPGLKGRLGSLEINRSLRKKLGLQRARVAVSTAAPVAPEAVEFFWSIGVPVREGYGITEFTGLATLNPADDVRVGTVGVPLRGVEADIRSDGEIALRGPTVFKGYFRDRGTTPVVDSDGWLLTGDLGEVDDGYLAITGRKKSLILTAGGSNVSPAALERRLVASPFIARALVVDCDDRLGALIQVEPATVAPWARERDLVVKGFADLIALPEVREMIDEVVADVNGEVSDVEQLARFELLTRQLDEADGHLTAIGEIRRDVVTEAFADEIAALRSGSGESP, encoded by the coding sequence GTGGCGCCCGCTCCCCCCGCTGCCGGTGCCGGCGAGGTCACGCTGCCCGGGCTCCTGCTCCAGCGCGTGGACGCGTCGCCCACGGGTGTGGCGATGCGCCAGAAGGAGCTCGGCATCTGGCGGGAGATCTCCTGGTCCGAATACGCCGACCGCGCGGCCGACATCGGGCTCGGGCTCGTCGAGCTGGGCGTGCGCGCGGGTGAGCGGGTCGCCATCCAGTCGTCGAACCGCTACGAGTGGTTGCTGACTGACGCCGCCGTGCAGGGAATCGGAGCCGTGTCCGTCGGGCTCTACCCGTCGAGCCCATCGGCGCAGGTCGAGGCACTCCTGCGTCACTCCGAGTCGATGGTCCTGATCGCCGAGAACGAGGAGCAGCTCGACAAGGTGCTCGAGGCCCGGGGCAGTCTGGCCAACCTGGAGAAGGTCGTCGTCATCGACACGCGCGGCATTCGCCAGCTCACCGATCCGATGGTGGTGAGCCTTCACGAGTTGGAGGCCACAGGTCGCCAGCGTGGCCGCCAGGAGTGGGCTGAACGTGTCCGGGCTCTCGATCCGGACGACACCGCCGCGATCGTCTACACGACCGGGGCCACCGGTGTGCCCAAGGGAGCGATGTTGACGCACCGCAACCTGAGTACTGCGGGGGCGACGACCGCTGAGGCATTCGGGGCCCATCCGAGCGATGACCTCTACTCGTATCTGCCGATGTCCCACGCGGTGGAGCGGGTCTGCTCGTCGGCGGCGGGGCTCCAGGCCGGCTGCACCGTCAACTTCGGCGAGGGTGCGCAGTCGTTCGCGATCGACATCGCCGAGGTGCAGCCCACGATCTTCCTCGGAGTTCCCGGTGTGTGGGAGCAGATGGCAACCGGCGTCGAGGCCCGGATGGCCGAGAGTGGCAGGATCCAGAGATGGGCCTACAACGTCTGGACGAAGAGCGGTGCCAGGTCGGCGCCGCGTCGTCAGAAGGGTGGCGGTCCCGGCCTGAAGGGACGGCTCGGGAGCCTCGAGATCAACCGGAGCCTCCGCAAGAAGCTGGGGCTGCAACGCGCCCGTGTCGCCGTGTCGACGGCTGCTCCCGTCGCCCCGGAGGCCGTCGAGTTCTTCTGGTCGATCGGCGTTCCGGTGCGCGAGGGCTACGGCATCACCGAGTTCACGGGTCTTGCTACCCTCAACCCTGCCGACGACGTGCGCGTGGGCACGGTCGGGGTGCCGTTGCGCGGCGTCGAAGCCGACATTCGCTCCGACGGTGAGATCGCACTCCGCGGACCGACGGTCTTCAAGGGCTACTTCCGCGACCGCGGAACTACTCCGGTCGTCGATTCCGACGGGTGGCTGCTCACCGGCGACCTCGGTGAGGTCGACGACGGCTACCTGGCCATCACGGGTCGCAAGAAGTCGCTGATCCTCACAGCGGGCGGGTCGAACGTGTCGCCGGCCGCCCTGGAGCGACGACTCGTGGCGTCACCCTTCATCGCCCGGGCGCTCGTCGTCGACTGCGACGATCGCCTCGGCGCTCTCATCCAGGTGGAGCCCGCCACGGTCGCTCCCTGGGCCCGGGAGCGCGACCTCGTCGTGAAGGGCTTCGCCGACCTGATCGCTCTCCCCGAGGTGCGGGAGATGATCGACGAGGTCGTGGCCGATGTCAATGGCGAGGTGTCCGACGTCGAGCAGCTTGCCCGCTTCGAGCTCCTCACCCGGCAACTCGACGAGGCCGACGGTCATCTCACGGCCATCGGCGAGATCCGCCGCGACGTCGTGACCGAGGCGTTCGCCGACGAGATCGCCGCCCTACGGAGCGGAAGTGGGGAGAGCCCATGA
- a CDS encoding polyribonucleotide nucleotidyltransferase has translation MADAIRVSGPINDDGLTMTLETGKLAALADGAVYVQVGDTTLLSTVATSKPREGIDFFPLTVDVEERMYAAGKIPGSFFRREGRPGEQAILTCRLTDRPLRPSFPKEFRNETQVIATILGADQENPHDVASINGASAALTVSGIPFDGPIGAVRMAHLDGEWIAHPTYQQGDESTFEIVVAGRRTDAGEIAIMMVEAGGTEASWKLYEEGAPKVTEEVIADGLEESKQWIEASIDLQAELRERVIAERGPIPEVAWEKFTDYDDEVFDAVRDEAENDTRTAMAIADKAEREGRVDEIKDGLVERLAGEGAPFDGRAKEVKAAFRTLQKNVVRSRIVAEGVRIDGRGTTDIRPLSAEVGVIPTAHGTGLFQRGETQVLTVTTLGMPRMEQMVDSIGIDDRKRYMHHYNFPPFSTGETGRVGSPKRREIGHGALAERALVPVVPPVDEWPYALRLVSDVLSSNGSTSMASVCGSSLSMMDAGVPLKAPVAGIAMGLVHADGEYTTLTDILGAEDAFGDMDFKVAGTSEFVTALQLDTKIDGLPTDVLIGALRQAKEARLRILDVMNDAIPTHRDDVRTTAPKIISFEIPMDKIGEVIGPKGKVINTIQQETGADVAVDDDGMVGTVSIGSNDNEAVDEARRRIELILDPPTAELGGEYDGKVVNITKFGAFVNILPGRDGLLHISKIGGGRRIDRVEDVLDLGDDVKVVVDDIDNQGKISLSIAGEDGGGGGDEDRDRDRDRDRDRGRDRGRDRDRDRDRDRDRDRDRDRGRDRDEDAGRGGDGGTESVSFSDAWEKEASEEFGDLGPTDPGRSGGGGRRGGRRRRR, from the coding sequence ATGGCGGACGCAATCCGTGTATCGGGCCCGATCAACGACGACGGCCTCACGATGACCCTGGAGACCGGCAAGCTCGCCGCTCTCGCCGACGGCGCGGTCTACGTGCAGGTCGGTGACACGACGCTGCTGTCGACGGTCGCCACCAGCAAGCCCCGCGAGGGGATCGATTTCTTCCCCCTCACCGTCGACGTGGAGGAGCGGATGTACGCCGCGGGGAAGATCCCCGGCTCCTTCTTTCGACGGGAGGGCCGACCGGGCGAGCAGGCGATCCTCACCTGCCGGCTCACCGACAGGCCGCTACGGCCGTCGTTCCCCAAGGAGTTCCGCAACGAGACCCAGGTCATCGCCACGATCCTCGGTGCCGACCAGGAGAACCCCCACGACGTGGCCTCCATCAACGGTGCCTCGGCGGCCCTCACGGTCTCGGGAATCCCCTTCGACGGCCCGATCGGAGCCGTTCGCATGGCGCACCTCGACGGGGAGTGGATCGCCCACCCCACCTACCAGCAGGGCGACGAGTCGACCTTCGAGATCGTCGTGGCCGGCCGGCGCACCGACGCCGGTGAGATCGCCATCATGATGGTGGAGGCCGGCGGGACGGAGGCCTCCTGGAAGCTCTACGAGGAAGGCGCCCCGAAGGTCACCGAAGAGGTGATCGCCGACGGTCTCGAGGAGTCCAAGCAGTGGATCGAGGCCTCCATCGACCTCCAGGCCGAGCTGCGCGAGCGGGTCATCGCCGAGCGCGGCCCCATCCCCGAGGTCGCCTGGGAGAAGTTCACCGACTACGACGATGAGGTCTTCGACGCCGTGCGCGACGAGGCCGAGAACGACACCCGTACGGCCATGGCGATCGCCGACAAGGCCGAACGCGAGGGCCGCGTCGACGAGATCAAGGACGGTCTCGTGGAGCGCCTCGCGGGCGAGGGAGCACCGTTCGACGGTCGGGCCAAGGAGGTGAAGGCGGCGTTCCGCACACTCCAGAAGAACGTGGTGCGCTCGCGCATCGTCGCCGAGGGCGTGCGCATCGACGGCCGCGGGACAACCGACATCCGGCCGCTGTCGGCCGAGGTGGGAGTGATCCCGACGGCGCACGGTACGGGCCTCTTCCAACGCGGAGAGACCCAGGTCCTCACCGTCACGACACTGGGCATGCCCCGCATGGAGCAGATGGTCGACAGCATCGGTATCGACGACCGCAAGCGCTACATGCACCACTACAACTTCCCGCCGTTCTCCACAGGTGAGACCGGCCGCGTGGGCTCGCCCAAGCGTCGGGAGATCGGGCACGGCGCGCTCGCCGAGCGTGCTCTCGTGCCCGTGGTCCCACCGGTCGACGAGTGGCCGTATGCGCTTCGTCTCGTCTCCGACGTCCTGTCGTCCAACGGATCCACGTCGATGGCGTCGGTGTGCGGCTCGTCGCTGTCGATGATGGACGCCGGGGTACCTCTCAAGGCCCCTGTCGCCGGTATCGCCATGGGTCTCGTGCACGCCGACGGCGAGTACACGACGCTCACCGACATCCTCGGTGCGGAGGACGCGTTCGGTGACATGGACTTCAAGGTGGCCGGCACGAGCGAGTTCGTGACGGCGCTCCAGCTCGACACGAAGATCGACGGGCTTCCCACGGACGTTCTCATCGGGGCGTTGCGTCAGGCCAAGGAAGCGCGTCTTCGGATCCTCGACGTCATGAACGATGCGATCCCGACCCACCGGGACGACGTGCGCACGACCGCTCCGAAGATCATCAGCTTCGAGATCCCGATGGACAAGATCGGTGAGGTGATCGGGCCCAAGGGCAAGGTGATCAACACGATCCAGCAGGAGACGGGAGCCGATGTCGCGGTCGACGACGACGGCATGGTCGGCACCGTGTCGATCGGCTCGAACGACAACGAGGCCGTCGACGAGGCCCGCCGGCGGATCGAGCTGATCCTCGACCCGCCGACGGCCGAGCTCGGCGGTGAGTACGACGGCAAGGTCGTCAACATCACCAAGTTCGGCGCTTTCGTGAACATCCTCCCGGGCCGCGACGGCCTGCTGCACATCTCCAAGATCGGTGGCGGCCGTCGCATCGACCGCGTGGAGGATGTCCTCGATCTGGGCGACGACGTCAAGGTCGTCGTCGACGACATCGACAACCAGGGCAAGATCTCCCTGTCCATCGCCGGTGAGGACGGCGGCGGCGGTGGTGACGAGGACCGCGACCGTGACCGTGACAGGGACCGGGACCGTGGCCGTGACAGGGGTCGCGACCGCGACCGCGACCGTGACCGGGACCGCGACAGGGACCGTGACAGGGACCGTGGCCGGGACCGTGACGAGGATGCCGGGCGCGGCGGGGACGGTGGCACCGAGAGCGTCTCCTTCAGCGACGCGTGGGAGAAGGAGGCCTCCGAGGAGTTCGGCGACCTCGGCCCCACCGACCCGGGCCGCTCGGGTGGCGGTGGGCGACGGGGCGGTCGGCGGCGTCGCCGGTGA
- a CDS encoding pitrilysin family protein has product MIERSTLESGVRVVTERIPTLRSVALGVWVGTGSRDEPDDLAGASHFLEHMLFKGTARWSARGIAEAVEAVGGDMNAFTTHEYTAFYIRVPDEAADLAADILADIIREPSFRPDEVESERQVILEEIRMRDDAPDDVVHETFGATIFPQHPIGREIIGSHGTVGDMTRDAIADYHRSHYRAHNLVVAAAGNLDHARIIERLGEALVDGADGGSGERPARPRPELAPPRPLAVEERPTEQAHLVLGVRSLPRDDPGRWALGVLNQVLGGGMASRLFQEVREERGLAYSVYSYRAAFEEVGALGIYVGTGPERMNEALDVVDAQIARLRAEGGVSDEELTAAKGHLIGSTALSLETAASRMHRIGTAELTLREVLSVDEVVAKMRAVAADDVASVVDRLFADLHTVLAAVGPFDESALVERVA; this is encoded by the coding sequence GTGATCGAGCGCAGCACGCTCGAATCGGGCGTCCGCGTCGTCACCGAGAGAATCCCGACGCTTCGCTCGGTCGCTCTCGGGGTCTGGGTCGGCACCGGCTCGCGCGACGAGCCCGACGATCTGGCGGGCGCCAGTCACTTCCTCGAGCACATGCTGTTCAAGGGCACGGCGCGCTGGAGTGCCCGCGGCATCGCCGAGGCGGTCGAGGCGGTCGGTGGCGACATGAACGCCTTCACGACCCACGAGTACACGGCGTTCTACATCCGCGTCCCCGACGAGGCGGCGGATCTGGCGGCCGACATCCTGGCCGACATCATCCGTGAGCCCTCCTTCCGCCCCGACGAGGTGGAGTCGGAGCGCCAGGTGATACTCGAGGAGATCCGGATGCGCGACGACGCGCCCGACGATGTCGTCCACGAGACGTTCGGCGCCACGATCTTCCCGCAGCATCCCATCGGACGCGAGATCATCGGCAGCCACGGGACGGTCGGTGACATGACCCGCGATGCCATCGCCGACTACCACCGGTCGCACTACCGGGCCCACAACCTCGTGGTGGCGGCCGCCGGGAACCTCGATCACGCCCGGATCATCGAGCGCCTCGGTGAGGCGCTCGTCGACGGCGCCGACGGAGGTTCGGGGGAGCGCCCCGCGCGGCCGCGTCCGGAGTTGGCCCCACCGCGGCCGCTCGCCGTCGAGGAGCGACCCACGGAGCAGGCCCACCTGGTCCTCGGGGTCCGGTCGCTTCCCCGCGACGACCCGGGTCGCTGGGCACTCGGGGTCCTCAACCAGGTCCTCGGGGGCGGCATGGCCTCGCGTCTGTTCCAGGAGGTACGCGAGGAGCGCGGCCTCGCCTACTCCGTCTACTCCTACCGTGCGGCCTTCGAGGAGGTCGGGGCGCTGGGGATCTACGTCGGCACAGGCCCCGAGCGCATGAACGAGGCTCTCGACGTGGTCGACGCCCAGATCGCGCGCCTGCGCGCCGAGGGTGGTGTCAGCGACGAGGAGCTGACCGCCGCCAAGGGGCACCTGATCGGGTCCACCGCGCTGTCGCTCGAGACGGCGGCGAGCCGCATGCACCGGATCGGCACCGCCGAGCTCACGCTGCGCGAGGTCCTGAGTGTCGACGAGGTGGTGGCGAAGATGAGGGCCGTAGCCGCCGACGACGTCGCCTCGGTCGTCGACCGGCTCTTCGCCGACCTCCACACGGTGCTGGCCGCCGTGGGCCCGTTCGACGAGTCGGCCCTCGTGGAGCGGGTCGCCTAG
- the rpsO gene encoding 30S ribosomal protein S15, translating to MSDTIAQHRLHETDTGSPEVQIALLTERIDHLTGHLKVHPKDHHSRRGLLMLVGRRRRLLNYLRDTDIERYRSLIAKLGLRH from the coding sequence ATGTCCGACACCATCGCTCAGCATCGACTGCACGAGACCGACACGGGGTCCCCCGAGGTCCAGATCGCGCTCCTCACGGAGCGGATCGACCACCTCACCGGGCACCTCAAGGTCCACCCGAAGGACCATCACTCGCGCCGCGGGCTGTTGATGCTGGTGGGGCGCCGCCGTCGTCTCCTCAACTACCTGAGGGACACCGACATCGAGCGCTACCGGTCACTGATCGCGAAGCTGGGTCTCCGCCACTAG
- a CDS encoding ABC transporter ATP-binding protein — MLAVDDLRVVYNDVISVLRGVTLTVPQGEIVALLGANGAGKTTTLRAISGLLDHHGGKISGGDVLFRGESVQRRNPAAIVRSGMAQVMEGRRIFSELTVDENLRAGGFTRRGSAVTETHTRIMDLFPVLSERRKSVAGYLSGGEQQMLAMGRGLMADPELLLLDEPSLGLAPLIVQQIRDLVVEINRSGTSVLLVEQNATMALSIAHHGYILENGGIVRDGPGPELLEDESIREFYLGVGDTGRRSFRDVKSYRRRKQWSA, encoded by the coding sequence ATTCTGGCGGTCGACGACCTGCGCGTCGTCTACAACGACGTCATCTCCGTGCTGCGAGGCGTCACGCTCACTGTCCCGCAGGGCGAGATCGTGGCGCTCCTCGGCGCCAACGGAGCGGGCAAGACGACGACGCTGCGCGCCATCAGCGGCCTCCTCGACCACCACGGCGGCAAGATCTCGGGTGGCGACGTCCTCTTTCGCGGTGAGTCGGTGCAGCGGCGGAACCCGGCGGCCATCGTACGGTCGGGGATGGCCCAGGTCATGGAAGGCCGCCGGATCTTCTCGGAGCTCACCGTCGACGAGAACCTGAGAGCCGGCGGGTTCACGCGCCGGGGCTCTGCGGTCACCGAGACCCACACGCGGATCATGGACCTGTTTCCGGTGCTGTCGGAGCGCCGGAAGTCGGTGGCCGGCTACCTCTCGGGTGGTGAGCAGCAGATGCTGGCGATGGGCCGTGGCCTCATGGCAGACCCGGAGCTGCTCCTGCTCGACGAGCCGTCGCTCGGCCTCGCCCCGCTGATCGTGCAGCAGATCCGTGACCTGGTCGTGGAGATCAACAGGTCGGGCACGAGCGTTCTGCTCGTGGAGCAGAACGCGACGATGGCGCTGTCGATCGCCCACCACGGCTACATCCTCGAGAACGGCGGGATCGTGCGTGACGGGCCCGGGCCCGAGCTCCTGGAGGACGAGAGCATCCGCGAGTTCTACCTGGGGGTGGGCGACACCGGGCGCCGGTCCTTCCGCGACGTGAAGAGCTACCGACGGCGGAAGCAGTGGAGCGCATGA
- the dapB gene encoding 4-hydroxy-tetrahydrodipicolinate reductase, producing the protein MRVGVFGAGGRMGTTVCRAVIEAPDMDLAAVVDPHHAGIDLRQLGVPGTGLQMGAGPDAMAEADVDVCVDFTVLDAARRNLDWCARNGVHAVVGTTGFTTSELETLSEAFDASSANAVVAPNFAIGAVLMMHFAEIAAPYFETAEVIELHHDTKVDAPSGTAMLTAERIAQASKDWNDDPTEELVVDGARGAEGPGGIRVHSVRLQGLVAHQEVLLGTTGQTLSLRHDTTDRTSFMPGVVLALHAVADRPGLTVGLDTLLGL; encoded by the coding sequence ATGCGGGTGGGCGTGTTCGGCGCCGGTGGGCGCATGGGGACGACGGTGTGTCGCGCCGTGATCGAGGCGCCCGACATGGACCTGGCGGCTGTCGTCGATCCCCACCACGCCGGTATCGACCTCCGTCAACTCGGTGTGCCGGGAACGGGGCTCCAGATGGGCGCCGGCCCCGACGCCATGGCCGAGGCCGATGTCGACGTGTGCGTCGACTTCACGGTGCTCGACGCCGCCCGCAGAAACCTCGACTGGTGCGCGCGAAACGGTGTCCACGCCGTCGTCGGCACGACGGGCTTCACGACCTCGGAGCTCGAGACGCTCTCCGAGGCGTTCGACGCGTCGAGCGCCAACGCCGTCGTGGCCCCGAACTTCGCCATCGGTGCCGTCCTCATGATGCACTTCGCCGAGATCGCGGCGCCCTACTTCGAGACCGCCGAGGTGATCGAGCTCCACCACGACACCAAGGTCGACGCCCCCTCGGGAACAGCGATGCTCACGGCAGAGAGGATCGCCCAGGCCTCCAAGGACTGGAACGACGACCCCACAGAGGAACTGGTCGTCGACGGCGCCCGCGGCGCCGAGGGTCCCGGCGGGATCCGCGTCCACTCGGTCCGCCTCCAGGGGCTCGTGGCGCACCAGGAGGTCCTTCTCGGGACCACCGGCCAGACCCTGAGCCTGCGCCACGACACGACCGACCGCACCTCGTTCATGCCCGGTGTCGTCCTGGCGCTGCACGCCGTTGCCGACCGTCCGGGCCTCACGGTCGGCCTCGACACGCTGCTCGGACTCTGA
- a CDS encoding ABC transporter ATP-binding protein, which yields MERMTATHDARGSLEIDASSPRLCVGGVTLRFGGLTALDNVSFDVYAGELFAIIGPNGAGKTSIFNCLNQVYRPQEGDIRLDGEQLMGLKPTRTAELGMARTFQNLGLFVNLNVVENLMLGRHHLMSTGFIAGMLWVGKAKREEVENRRRVEEIIDLLELQQYRYQPVGMLPYGIQKRIELGRALAMEPRVLLLDEPVAGMNLEETEDMARYILEIRNELGVTQIMVEHDMHLVMDIADRVMAIDFGQVIATGLPEEIQSNEAVIEAYLGQGS from the coding sequence GTGGAGCGCATGACCGCCACGCACGACGCACGGGGGAGCCTCGAGATCGACGCGAGCAGCCCGAGGCTGTGCGTCGGTGGCGTGACCCTGCGCTTCGGTGGCCTGACCGCGCTCGACAACGTGAGTTTCGATGTCTACGCGGGCGAGCTCTTCGCCATCATCGGCCCCAACGGCGCCGGCAAGACATCGATCTTCAACTGTCTCAACCAGGTCTACCGGCCCCAGGAGGGCGACATCCGTCTCGACGGTGAGCAGCTCATGGGACTGAAGCCCACCCGCACCGCCGAGCTCGGCATGGCGCGCACGTTCCAGAACCTCGGCTTGTTCGTGAACCTCAACGTCGTCGAGAACCTCATGCTCGGACGTCATCACCTGATGAGCACAGGATTCATCGCCGGGATGCTGTGGGTGGGCAAGGCCAAGCGTGAGGAGGTCGAGAACCGCCGGCGGGTGGAGGAGATCATCGACCTGCTCGAGCTCCAGCAGTACCGGTACCAGCCCGTCGGGATGCTGCCGTACGGCATCCAGAAGCGGATCGAGCTCGGGCGGGCGCTGGCCATGGAGCCGAGGGTCCTCCTTCTCGACGAGCCGGTGGCGGGCATGAACCTCGAGGAGACCGAGGACATGGCGCGCTACATCCTCGAGATCCGCAACGAGCTCGGCGTCACGCAGATCATGGTGGAGCACGACATGCACCTGGTCATGGACATCGCGGATCGCGTCATGGCGATCGACTTCGGGCAGGTGATCGCCACCGGCCTCCCCGAGGAGATCCAGAGCAACGAGGCGGTCATCGAGGCGTATCTGGGGCAGGGGTCGTGA